A single region of the Marinobacter salinus genome encodes:
- a CDS encoding acyl-CoA dehydrogenase, whose translation MSVLLLLISALVLIYLGIGGKTAAAVMAAATVVGLVQDEWHLLSILCGGVLLALAMILVLPGDLRLDKLSRPLLGWVRSRLPKLSDTEAEALKSGSVDWDGELFSGKPEWNKLLDAKPAHLTSEEQAFLDGPVEKLCGMLDDWKITHEQYDLPDKVWKFIREKGFFGLVIPREDGGLGFSNTAHSEIVMKISTRSVSAAVTVMVPNSLGPGELLMHYGTDDQKHHYLPRLAGGEEIPCFALTSPVAGSDAGAIPDKGIVCKGSWNGKEVLGLKVTWNKRYITLAPVATLIGLAIKVYDPDKLLGGSDDIGVTCVLVPRETEGVNAGARHLPMNTVFMNGPTWGNDVFIPMEQVIGGQDMLGKGWTMLLECLSIGRSISLPALGTGAGKVASLATGSYAYTREQFGRSISQFEGVQEALEPIAGYTYMMDAARLLTSGMLDRGVRPSVPSAVLKYRNTDLMREVINHAMDVVAGRGVITGPRNFLARAYQAVPIGITVEGANILTRSLMIFGQGSIRCHPFIVEEIEAAGMEDQDAAAKKFDGIFYRHLAHTTRNALRACVLGLTKGWAESVPRQGNIKSSYRQLARFSAAFALMTDVTLLTVGGGLKARQRLSGRMADCLTHLYYATAVIKQWHEEGYPDDQRPLVEWSLQTCLRDLQRSMREAIINFPVPALRWPLRLLIFPLGATGLNGPDDKLGARVAESIVKDTPVRQRISRGAFITMDPEDPLGRVLNAYKLANETADMRSRLHEAIRNRDEDELDGIALLMGHQRKELVDWACAQGVVKADECDKLLEALTALYDVIRVDAFESDGLKALARCAKGKRKVVERPPQNEE comes from the coding sequence ATGAGTGTTCTACTTTTGCTGATCAGTGCGCTGGTACTGATCTACCTCGGCATCGGCGGCAAAACCGCTGCGGCCGTAATGGCTGCTGCCACGGTAGTGGGCTTGGTGCAGGATGAATGGCATCTTCTCAGCATTCTGTGCGGCGGTGTGTTGCTGGCGCTCGCCATGATTCTGGTGCTGCCCGGTGATTTGCGTCTCGACAAACTGAGCCGGCCACTGCTGGGCTGGGTTCGCAGTCGTTTGCCCAAACTCTCTGATACTGAAGCGGAAGCACTGAAATCCGGTTCGGTTGACTGGGACGGCGAGCTATTTTCCGGCAAACCGGAGTGGAACAAACTGCTGGATGCCAAGCCCGCACACCTCACCAGCGAGGAGCAGGCGTTTCTGGACGGCCCGGTAGAAAAGCTGTGCGGGATGCTGGATGACTGGAAGATCACTCATGAGCAGTACGACCTGCCGGACAAAGTCTGGAAGTTCATTCGCGAGAAGGGCTTCTTCGGGCTTGTGATTCCCAGGGAAGATGGTGGTCTGGGTTTTTCCAACACCGCCCACTCCGAAATCGTCATGAAAATCTCCACCCGTAGCGTTTCGGCGGCAGTCACCGTCATGGTGCCGAACTCCCTCGGCCCGGGCGAGCTGCTGATGCATTACGGCACCGACGACCAGAAACATCACTACCTGCCCAGGCTGGCCGGCGGTGAAGAAATCCCCTGTTTCGCGCTGACCTCTCCGGTCGCCGGCTCCGATGCCGGTGCCATTCCGGATAAAGGTATCGTCTGCAAGGGAAGCTGGAACGGCAAGGAAGTTCTGGGCCTGAAGGTCACCTGGAACAAGCGCTACATCACCCTGGCGCCGGTCGCAACACTCATCGGACTGGCCATCAAGGTCTATGATCCGGACAAACTGCTGGGCGGCAGCGACGACATTGGCGTGACCTGCGTGCTGGTGCCCCGGGAAACCGAAGGCGTGAACGCGGGTGCCCGCCACCTGCCCATGAACACCGTCTTCATGAACGGGCCCACCTGGGGCAATGATGTGTTCATCCCCATGGAACAGGTCATCGGCGGCCAGGACATGCTCGGCAAGGGCTGGACCATGCTGCTGGAATGCCTGTCCATTGGTCGCTCCATTTCCCTGCCAGCGCTCGGTACCGGTGCCGGCAAGGTCGCCAGTCTGGCCACCGGCTCCTACGCCTATACCCGCGAACAGTTTGGCCGCTCCATCAGCCAGTTCGAGGGGGTTCAGGAAGCGCTGGAACCCATCGCAGGCTATACCTACATGATGGACGCCGCCCGCCTGTTGACCTCGGGCATGCTGGACCGGGGTGTACGACCCTCGGTACCTTCGGCGGTGCTGAAATACCGGAACACAGACCTGATGCGGGAAGTCATTAACCACGCCATGGATGTGGTTGCCGGCCGGGGCGTCATCACCGGCCCCCGGAACTTTCTCGCCAGAGCTTACCAGGCCGTGCCCATCGGCATCACCGTGGAAGGAGCGAACATCCTGACCCGCAGCCTGATGATCTTTGGTCAGGGTTCTATCCGCTGCCATCCCTTCATTGTCGAGGAAATTGAAGCCGCCGGCATGGAAGATCAGGACGCGGCGGCGAAGAAGTTTGACGGCATCTTCTACCGGCACCTGGCCCACACCACCCGGAACGCTTTGCGGGCGTGCGTGCTCGGACTGACCAAAGGTTGGGCAGAATCGGTACCACGGCAAGGCAACATCAAATCCAGCTACCGGCAACTGGCCCGCTTCTCGGCGGCGTTTGCCCTGATGACCGACGTCACACTGCTCACCGTCGGCGGTGGCCTGAAAGCCCGTCAGCGCCTGTCAGGCCGAATGGCCGACTGCCTGACCCACCTGTACTACGCGACCGCTGTGATCAAACAATGGCATGAAGAAGGCTATCCGGACGATCAACGGCCACTGGTGGAGTGGAGCTTGCAGACCTGCCTCCGGGACCTGCAGCGCTCCATGCGCGAGGCCATCATAAACTTCCCGGTCCCCGCGCTGCGCTGGCCACTGCGCCTGCTGATTTTCCCTCTCGGTGCCACTGGTTTGAACGGCCCCGACGACAAGCTGGGTGCCAGAGTGGCTGAATCCATCGTCAAGGACACCCCGGTACGCCAGCGAATCAGCCGAGGCGCATTCATTACCATGGATCCCGAAGACCCACTCGGCCGGGTATTGAATGCTTACAAGCTGGCCAATGAAACCGCCGACATGCGTAGCCGGCTGCACGAAGCCATCCGGAATCGGGACGAAGACGAGCTCGACGGCATTGCCCTGCTAATGGGTCATCAGCGCAAGGAACTGGTGGACTGGGCCTGCGCCCAGGGAGTTGTGAAAGCGGACGAGTGCGACAAACTGCTGGAGGCATTGACAGCTCTGTACGACGTGATCCGTGTCGACGCTTTTGAAAGCGACGGCCTCAAGGCATTGGCGCGGTGCGCCAAGGGTAAACGCAAAGTGGTGGAGCGCCCTCCCCAGAATGAAGAGTAA
- a CDS encoding methyl-accepting chemotaxis protein, whose product MFGPLTVSKRLALGFGLILSLMIVISLIGNQRVGFIDRTLTSVGEGAAVKQRYAINFRGSVHDRAIAIRDAVLVHNDRALEHHLADIERLKRFYRDNAAPMDQMFREEGATDTEKALLADIKAIERQALALTNELLGMRGDGEIEASRRFLLEQVAGAYTEWLARVNNFINHQEEVIAADVDEVRATASGFNTLNLSVTGIAILLGALIAWIIIQSIRHTLGGEPEEVSDAIRRLADGVLDQDIRTDYPDSVMGALQETVTRLDGIIREVRSAAEELSGSSSELEATSDNNSRQIRLQATEAEQMATAVNQMAATVNEVAGFAASAATATQKADSEVESGNRVVQETATSIGELSETLEQASQTVQRVSDDSANIGKIIEVINAIAEQTNLLALNAAIEAARAGSHGRGFAVVADEVRSLASRTQDSTREIQEMIGNLQTGAGDAAEVMKSSRELARTTVEKTARAEEALSRIRSEMSAINDMNAQIASAAEEQSSVAEEVNQNISRIHDATIETSAGSDQVASASRDLATLAGQMRSRVSVFQVKG is encoded by the coding sequence ATGTTTGGCCCGCTTACTGTTTCAAAACGCCTCGCGCTCGGCTTTGGATTGATTCTGTCGCTCATGATCGTGATCAGTCTGATTGGCAACCAGCGGGTGGGCTTCATCGACCGCACGCTGACCTCGGTCGGAGAAGGTGCCGCTGTTAAGCAGCGTTACGCCATTAATTTCCGGGGTAGTGTTCATGATCGGGCGATCGCGATCCGCGATGCGGTGCTGGTGCACAATGATCGGGCACTGGAGCATCACCTGGCCGATATCGAACGGCTGAAAAGGTTCTATCGTGACAATGCCGCGCCCATGGATCAGATGTTCCGGGAAGAAGGCGCTACGGATACCGAGAAGGCGTTGCTCGCAGATATCAAAGCTATTGAGCGACAGGCACTGGCGCTGACCAATGAGCTGCTGGGCATGCGCGGGGACGGCGAGATTGAGGCCTCACGGCGATTTTTGCTGGAACAGGTCGCCGGCGCCTACACCGAATGGCTGGCCCGGGTGAATAACTTCATCAACCATCAGGAGGAGGTTATTGCCGCGGATGTGGACGAGGTTCGGGCAACGGCCAGCGGCTTCAATACGCTGAACCTTTCAGTGACCGGCATTGCGATACTGCTGGGCGCGTTGATCGCCTGGATCATAATCCAGAGCATCAGACATACATTGGGGGGCGAGCCGGAAGAAGTGTCGGATGCAATCCGGCGCCTGGCGGACGGTGTGCTGGATCAGGATATCCGAACCGACTACCCGGACAGCGTCATGGGGGCACTGCAGGAAACCGTGACTCGGCTCGATGGCATTATCCGTGAGGTTCGTTCCGCCGCTGAGGAGTTGTCCGGCTCATCTTCTGAGCTGGAGGCCACATCGGACAATAATAGCCGTCAGATTCGCCTGCAGGCCACCGAGGCCGAGCAGATGGCGACCGCGGTGAACCAGATGGCCGCAACGGTTAATGAAGTTGCCGGATTCGCCGCCAGCGCCGCGACGGCAACACAGAAGGCCGATTCCGAGGTGGAGAGTGGTAATCGGGTCGTCCAGGAGACAGCGACGTCGATTGGTGAGCTGTCAGAGACCCTTGAGCAGGCTTCGCAAACTGTTCAGCGGGTATCAGATGACAGTGCCAACATTGGGAAAATAATTGAAGTCATCAATGCCATTGCCGAGCAGACCAATTTACTGGCACTTAATGCGGCCATCGAGGCCGCTCGGGCGGGCAGCCACGGCCGGGGCTTCGCGGTGGTGGCGGATGAAGTTCGGTCGCTGGCCTCAAGGACGCAGGACTCGACCCGGGAAATCCAGGAAATGATTGGTAATCTGCAGACGGGTGCCGGGGATGCGGCTGAGGTGATGAAAAGCAGTCGTGAGCTGGCGCGAACAACCGTCGAGAAAACCGCCAGGGCTGAAGAAGCCTTGAGCAGGATTCGCAGCGAAATGAGTGCAATCAATGATATGAATGCTCAGATTGCCAGTGCCGCAGAGGAGCAGAGTTCGGTTGCCGAAGAAGTTAACCAGAATATCAGCCGTATTCACGATGCGACTATTGAAACCTCGGCCGGTTCTGACCAGGTGGCCAGCGCCAGTCGTGATCTGGCCACTCTTGCAGGCCAGATGCGCTCCCGTGTCAGCGTTTTTCAGGTCAAAGGCTGA
- a CDS encoding prenyltransferase, with translation MSEAAAVVRASRPNFLILAPLCAGLGIAVAWQQGEPPAAVDTLLVLIGALLAHAAVNLFNEYEDFASGLDLITERTPFSGGSGALPEVPTAARGVLMAALGTLGLVIAIGCYFLWQRGLPMLVLGAAGVALVLTYTRWITRSPLLCLLAPGMGFGPVMVLGTLVALGARMDATAIAASAVSLLLVSELLLINQIPDVEADRKIGRRHLVVTLGRQAAARLVAALLAGSYALVIAGIGAGWLPPWTSVSLLPSPAALWISRTLPACLDRPARLNVVLGVNVATLLATLALLIVGLSL, from the coding sequence ATGTCTGAAGCCGCCGCAGTCGTACGTGCGTCTCGACCCAACTTCCTGATTCTCGCACCCTTGTGCGCAGGGCTGGGCATAGCCGTCGCCTGGCAACAGGGCGAACCGCCCGCTGCGGTTGATACCCTGCTGGTCCTGATCGGAGCACTGCTCGCTCACGCGGCGGTGAATCTGTTCAATGAATACGAAGACTTTGCCTCTGGCCTGGATCTGATCACCGAGCGGACCCCGTTTTCAGGCGGTAGCGGCGCCCTGCCGGAAGTTCCAACCGCAGCAAGAGGCGTACTCATGGCTGCCCTTGGCACTCTTGGGCTGGTCATCGCCATCGGCTGTTACTTCCTCTGGCAGCGAGGCCTGCCAATGCTGGTACTGGGGGCGGCCGGCGTAGCCCTGGTACTCACCTATACCCGCTGGATCACCCGCTCCCCGCTGTTATGCCTGCTCGCCCCGGGCATGGGCTTCGGCCCGGTGATGGTACTCGGAACACTGGTTGCCCTTGGTGCACGGATGGATGCCACGGCTATCGCCGCCTCGGCCGTCAGTTTGTTGCTGGTGAGTGAACTGCTGCTCATCAATCAGATTCCGGACGTAGAAGCCGACCGGAAAATTGGTCGTCGTCACCTCGTTGTTACCCTGGGTCGGCAGGCTGCAGCCAGACTGGTCGCAGCCCTGCTCGCCGGAAGTTACGCTCTTGTCATCGCGGGCATTGGGGCGGGATGGCTACCTCCGTGGACCTCTGTGAGTCTGTTGCCATCGCCGGCGGCGCTGTGGATCAGCCGGACCTTACCGGCCTGTCTGGACCGGCCAGCTCGCCTCAACGTCGTTCTCGGGGTCAACGTGGCCACCTTGCTGGCCACGCTCGCACTGCTGATCGTCGGACTCAGCCTTTGA
- a CDS encoding AEC family transporter produces the protein MIGQILSTMLPVFLIAGCGALYGRYRTPDIQGLNVLNMELFVPMLVFAVLADQQAPLQEYARLALAATVVVLGSGIVLYPLAKVLKLNLKTFLPPMMFNNSGNMGIPLLVLAFGDAALPAAIVLFIVEMLLHFSVGLYMLDPHTSIVQRLKLPIVFASIAGLAVNLGGVPLPEWLLETLNMLGGVCIPLMLFALGVRMLDVDFSDWKLGMLGAIACPASGLILAWPMIEILNLPGLQVASLWVFAALPPAVLNYIVAEQYRQEPHKVASLVLLSNLGSLVVMPVVLGLVFAAGYI, from the coding sequence ATGATTGGTCAGATTCTGTCCACCATGCTGCCGGTTTTCCTTATTGCCGGCTGCGGCGCACTTTACGGTCGCTACCGCACACCTGACATTCAGGGACTGAATGTGCTCAATATGGAGCTGTTCGTTCCCATGCTGGTGTTTGCGGTTCTCGCCGACCAGCAGGCGCCCCTTCAGGAATACGCCCGGCTCGCCCTGGCCGCGACTGTTGTGGTGCTCGGCTCCGGCATTGTGCTCTACCCGCTGGCGAAAGTTCTGAAGCTGAACCTGAAGACGTTCCTGCCGCCAATGATGTTCAACAACTCCGGCAACATGGGCATTCCGCTGCTGGTTCTGGCTTTTGGCGATGCCGCCTTGCCCGCCGCCATTGTGCTGTTCATTGTCGAAATGCTGCTGCACTTCTCCGTTGGGCTGTACATGCTGGACCCCCACACGTCCATCGTTCAACGCCTGAAACTGCCTATCGTGTTTGCCAGTATCGCGGGCCTCGCGGTCAACCTCGGAGGTGTGCCTCTGCCGGAATGGCTTTTGGAGACCCTGAACATGCTCGGCGGGGTTTGCATACCGCTAATGCTGTTTGCCCTCGGTGTGCGCATGCTGGATGTCGACTTCAGTGACTGGAAACTGGGTATGCTCGGCGCCATTGCCTGCCCGGCCAGTGGCCTGATTCTGGCCTGGCCGATGATTGAGATCCTCAACCTGCCCGGCCTGCAGGTGGCGTCGCTCTGGGTCTTTGCCGCCCTGCCCCCGGCGGTACTCAATTACATAGTCGCCGAACAATACCGACAGGAGCCTCACAAGGTCGCATCCCTGGTGCTGCTCAGCAATCTTGGCAGCCTTGTTGTCATGCCTGTCGTGCTCGGGCTGGTTTTTGCCGCAGGATACATCTAG
- a CDS encoding MalY/PatB family protein codes for MTIPFDQPVFREHTCSVKFDARKAVFGRDDVVPVWVADMDFAAPEAVTNALRERAAHPVYGYTLFPDSLYQSIVEWFGVRHGWKIQRDWILMAPGVVPSLHAACLAYSEPGEGAIVQPPVYPPFFSSVRQTGRTVIENPLVLKEGVGAGKGHYGMDLEHLEACAARPDARILLLCSPHNPVGRVWSEDELKGVLAIARKHNLVVISDEIHCDLTFADRPKHSVLATLAGPEDALVTAIAPSKTFNMPGLGLSALVIPDPEHRRAMKTVFESMHMPQCNPFSIAGFEAGYRAGAPWLDELMGYLQANRDYVEEMVNQRLPGISVSSPEGTYLMWLDCRELGMLDTELKRFFVRYTGVGMNPGISFGEQGSGFMRLNIGCPRSVLTEVLTRIETALTAKS; via the coding sequence GTGACCATCCCGTTTGATCAGCCCGTATTCCGTGAACATACCTGCTCGGTCAAATTCGATGCTCGCAAGGCCGTTTTCGGACGGGATGACGTTGTTCCTGTGTGGGTGGCGGACATGGATTTCGCGGCGCCTGAAGCCGTTACAAACGCACTCAGGGAACGGGCAGCCCACCCGGTGTATGGCTATACCCTGTTTCCGGACAGCCTGTACCAGTCCATCGTCGAGTGGTTCGGGGTCCGGCACGGCTGGAAGATCCAGCGTGACTGGATTCTGATGGCCCCGGGGGTTGTGCCTTCACTACACGCGGCCTGTCTGGCTTATTCGGAACCGGGAGAGGGGGCGATTGTCCAGCCCCCGGTGTACCCGCCCTTCTTCAGCTCGGTCCGGCAAACTGGCCGGACGGTGATTGAAAACCCTCTGGTCCTGAAGGAAGGTGTCGGGGCCGGTAAAGGTCACTACGGTATGGATCTTGAGCATCTTGAGGCCTGCGCCGCCCGTCCGGATGCGCGCATCCTCCTGTTGTGCTCGCCCCATAATCCGGTAGGGCGCGTGTGGTCAGAGGATGAGCTGAAGGGAGTTCTGGCCATTGCCCGAAAACACAATCTGGTGGTGATTTCCGACGAAATCCATTGTGACCTGACCTTCGCCGATCGGCCGAAGCATTCGGTACTTGCCACGCTTGCAGGGCCCGAGGATGCACTGGTGACCGCCATCGCACCAAGCAAGACCTTCAACATGCCCGGTCTGGGGCTGTCCGCCCTGGTGATTCCGGATCCGGAGCACCGAAGGGCCATGAAAACCGTGTTTGAATCCATGCACATGCCCCAGTGCAATCCGTTCAGCATAGCCGGCTTTGAAGCCGGCTACCGGGCAGGCGCCCCCTGGCTGGATGAGTTGATGGGTTATCTGCAGGCCAATCGGGATTACGTTGAAGAGATGGTAAACCAGCGTTTACCGGGTATCAGCGTTTCGTCCCCGGAGGGCACCTACCTGATGTGGCTCGACTGTCGCGAGCTCGGTATGCTGGATACCGAGCTGAAACGGTTTTTTGTCCGGTATACCGGAGTGGGGATGAACCCCGGCATCTCTTTTGGCGAGCAGGGCAGCGGGTTTATGCGACTGAATATTGGCTGCCCGAGATCGGTGCTCACTGAGGTGCTCACCCGTATCGAAACGGCGCTGACTGCTAAGAGCTGA
- a CDS encoding carbohydrate-binding protein, whose product MRDKYSLQRLISILGSVSLAVVASLAIASTAVAQQPCDPEEAKWAPDQHYTKDMVVHHKEHWYQARELNNGKEPGITFEWEELDQTPDCGQPSLPGNTAERSSAKSGSTLCVRPEHWRFSHGYSTGALVTHGGKVWKATSSTSGDMPGMGEPPSWQLVPDHCSMKLD is encoded by the coding sequence ATGCGTGACAAATATTCACTCCAACGCCTCATTTCAATACTGGGATCGGTTAGCCTGGCCGTTGTCGCAAGCCTGGCGATAGCATCAACCGCCGTTGCCCAGCAGCCATGCGATCCAGAAGAGGCAAAATGGGCGCCGGACCAGCACTACACCAAGGACATGGTGGTCCATCACAAAGAGCATTGGTACCAGGCACGAGAATTAAACAACGGCAAGGAGCCGGGCATCACCTTCGAATGGGAGGAACTGGACCAAACTCCCGACTGTGGCCAGCCGTCCCTACCCGGTAACACAGCCGAACGTTCGTCTGCGAAGTCCGGATCGACTCTGTGCGTGCGCCCGGAACACTGGCGTTTCTCCCATGGTTACAGCACAGGAGCGCTGGTCACCCATGGCGGCAAGGTCTGGAAAGCCACCAGCTCAACGTCCGGCGATATGCCCGGCATGGGGGAGCCACCAAGCTGGCAACTGGTGCCGGACCACTGCTCCATGAAACTCGACTGA